In one Chloroflexota bacterium genomic region, the following are encoded:
- a CDS encoding ubiquinol-cytochrome c reductase iron-sulfur subunit — translation MSNDTDASGVSRRGFLGGVIAAVGGVVAAAVGIPAVGYVLSPLLGTQSSQWHEVGPVSDFPQGEPVLAIFSRTIKDGWVTKEQHVSVYVRREDGDRFTVFSPKCTHLGCGVQWNSKAQQFFCPCHAAVFDAEGTPVAGPAPRPLDRYTVKVENGRLFLGETQPKG, via the coding sequence ATGAGCAATGACACTGATGCTTCTGGCGTGAGCCGACGAGGATTTCTCGGCGGCGTGATTGCGGCGGTGGGGGGCGTCGTGGCAGCGGCCGTGGGCATTCCCGCCGTCGGGTATGTCCTCTCCCCGCTGCTGGGCACCCAATCGTCCCAATGGCACGAGGTGGGACCTGTCTCGGATTTCCCGCAAGGCGAGCCTGTGCTGGCCATCTTTTCCCGCACTATCAAGGATGGATGGGTAACGAAAGAGCAACACGTGTCCGTCTATGTGCGCCGCGAAGACGGCGACCGCTTCACGGTCTTCAGTCCCAAGTGCACACACCTGGGGTGCGGGGTGCAGTGGAACAGCAAGGCGCAACAGTTCTTCTGCCCTTGCCACGCAGCCGTGTTTGACGCCGAGGGCACGCCTGTGGCTGGCCCTGCGCCGCGCCCGCTGGATCGGTACACGGTCAAAGTGGAAAACGGGCGGCTGTTCCTGGGCGAGACCCAGCCCAAAGGGTAG